TGTAGCCGACTTTGGTGCCTTTTTCAGCAATGAAACTGTAGGCCGTCGTGTCTTCCGCCCGCATGAATTTCTTGCGAAGCGGTACCTCAATCTGGGTGCCGTTTTTCTTCCGGATGGTCAGCACGATGTCGATATGGGCGTCTGAAAAGAGGAAGTCGCCGATGGTCTCCAACGATGCGCACGACACGGTATATTGTATGCCGCTTCCGTTTCCAACTTTCACCACGATATCACCTTTCTCGAATTGTTGCGAACGCGCCGCGGGTCCGCCGGGTACGATCTCATCTACCGTGATCTCCTCGCGTTCGTTCAGCGAGACGTAAAGTCCGAGCGAGAGGTTGCCGGTCGACAACTGCGACATGAACGAGGTGCGGGCGTCATCCGAAAAGTAATTACTGTGCGGATCGAAGTAGGTGCAAAAGAAGTTCAGGAAGTTCGTACGCAGGTCACGCTCTAAGTCACCCGGCGTGTCCAACAGACTATTGACCTTACAAAGGTTGGTGTCAAACGCTTTGGTGCGGGCGTCGGGCTCGAGTTTGGCGAACAGCGGCCGCACCGAGTCGAGCTTCGTGCCTGACCGGGCAATGTCGTCCATTACCTCAAACGCCAGCCGTTTCGACCAATAGCGGGTCAGTTGGGCTTCGTCTTTCTCAAAAGGGAAGGCGTCTTTGCTGAACCGCATGCTGTCGCGTCGCACATACTGCAATGGTTCTGTTTTCAGTTTCTGCAAGATGCCCCGTCGTCTTTCCAACGCCGTCCGGTACGTCTGGATAAAGGTGTCGAGAAAGCGGCAATCGCCATTCTTCACGGCGTCGTCAATCGAGAAACGATAGGTCGCCAGCGCGTCATACTCACCCTGCAAAAACAAGAGGTGGTTTTCGTCGAGGTAGTCGACAAAGCGGTCGAAGACATAGGCCGACAGGCTGTCGTCTACGGGTTTCGGGCGGTAGTGTTCCCGTTGCAGGAGTTTGTTGAGGGCGGCGAGTGTGCGGCAGGTCGACTGGCTGTCCTGTGCGCGAACCAGCAGCGGAAGCAGAAGCAACAGCCAGGCGATCGATTTCATGTTATTTTTTATAGAAGGGCAGTTTTACGACCTGCGCCGGAATATCATTTTTGCGGATACGGATGAAAATCTCGCTTCCCGGTGCGCTGAACGCTGTCGGTACATACCCGAGTCCGATGCCTTTGTTCAGCGACGGCGCCATCGTGCCTGATGTGACCACACCGATTACGTGGCCGTCTTTGTCTACGATTTCGTAGTCGTGACGCGGAACGCCCCGTTCGGTAAGTTCAAATCCGACGAGCTTGCGCGAAACGCCCTGTTCTTTCTGTTGTTTCAGCGCATCGGCATTGACAAAGTCTTTGGTGAACTTCGTAATCCAGCCCAAACCAGCCTCAATCGGCGAGGTCGTATCGTTGATGTCGTTGCCATACAAACAGAAGCCCATCTCAAGACGAAGGGTGTCACGTGCGGCGAGCCCGATCGGTTGGATGCCAAATGCAGCACCGGCTTCGAAAACGGCTTTCCAGATGGCTTCGGCGTGGGCCGCCTTGCAGTAAATCTCAAAACCACCCGATCCGGTGTAGCCCGTGGCGGAAATGATGACATCGTCAAAACCGGCAAAGTCGCCCACCGCAAAATGGTAGTAGGCAATCGCCGCCAGGTCAAGCGACGAAAGTGGTTGCATCGCCTCCACGGCTTTCGGTCCCTGGATGGCGAGCAGCGCGTAGTCGTCCGACTGATTTTCCATTTTCGCGCCAAAGGAGTTGTGCGACGAAATCCACGCCCAGTCTTTGTCGATGTTCGAGGCGTTTACGACCAACATATAGTCATCGTCCGCAAATTTATACACGATCAAATCGTCAACGATACCGCCGTCGGCATTTGGCATACACGAATACTGCGCCTTGCCGGGCACCAGCGTCGACGCGTCATTGGTCGTGACTTTCTGGATCAGATCGAGTGCGCCGGGTCCCGAAATCCGAAACTCGCCCATGTGCGATACGTCGAAAACCCCAACGCCGTTGCGCACGGTGTCGTGTTCGGCATTGACGCCTTCATAGGTAATGGGCATGTTGTAACCGGCGAATGGAAGCATCTTGGCTCCCAACGCCTCGTGGATGTGGGAAAGTGGCGTGTTTTTCATAATCGTTGTTTGTGCTGCGAAGGTAACGGAAATGGAGGAGATTAGAAAGAGTTGGCAGTGGGCAGTGGGCAGTGGGCGGTGGGCAGTAGGCAGTAGGCAGTCGCAGTGGCAGTCGCGATGGCAGACAATTCCCGCTGTTCGTTGCAAGTCCTCGCGGGGTGCCGCTTTTTTATGGGTCTTGCCACGGCTTCCGTTGGTCGCCGCGCAACACCCTAAAAAAGGAGGCACCCCACTGCGGGCTTTCCACTGCCATCGGGGCTGCAGTTTGAGGTATATCGGACGTTATTTCACGGAGAGCGTTCTGGTAATTTCGTACCTTTCGGTATGCAAATCATCACGCCGGCTTTCGCACGTTCGTTATACCGCCCGATTCCCGCCGATACCCACAAAGGCCGGCAGGGCCATGCCTTGCTCGTGGCGGGTAGCTATGGCAAAATGGGTGCTGCGGTGTTGGCAGCGCGTTCGTGCCTGGCGTCGGGCGCCGGACTCGTGACGGTCTTCGCACCGGAATGTGGGTATATAATCCTGCAGACGGCGGTGCCTGAGGCTATGGTTTTGACAGATGAAGCGTTTCGTCATCTCACACACATTGAAATGGGCTTTGCACCACAGGCCATCGGTATCGGACCCGGCATTGGCACCCATCACGACACCGGAAAAGCGCTTTTTAATTTCCTCGAGTCGGCAAGTGTTCCATTGGTGGCGGATGCCGATGCACTCAACCTGCTGTCGACCCACACGGATGCGTTTGCCTTGCTGCCGAAGCGTTCGGTGCTGACACCCCATCCTAAAGAATTTCAACGTATGGTAGGGCAGTGGCGTGACGAAGACGAACGCATCAAAAAGGCCGTGATGCTGTCGGGTGCACTCGATGCGGTCATTGTCTTAAAGGGCGCTCCGACCCTTATTGTCGATAGCAAACAGGTTTTCCAAAACACCAGCGGCAACGCTGCACTTGCCACCGGCGGCACAGGCGATTGCCTCACGGGTATTATTACCGCCCTTTTAGCGCAGGGTTACCCGTCGCTTGATGCGGCGTTACTGGGCGTCTTCCTACACGGCAGGGCCGCTGATATCGCACTGCCGGAAACGGGTTATGAAGGGTTTACTGCAACGCAATTGCCACTCTTTTTGGGTAAGGCGTTCCGGGAGTTGTATCCCACATCGACCGATTCCCGTCATTCCCACCCATAAAACGCATAGTGTAACTATTTGGCTACAAACGTGTTAAAATCGGATAAATATCCGGTAAGAACGGGCAAGCCGGTTTTTTTTTACTACATTAGAGGTACATCAAATGCTGATTATGAGATTGTTAGAAGGGTGTTTCTGCAACACGCTTCCATAACGTCCAGGTCGTAACGTGCTGGCAACGCAGACTTCGGCCAATCGGCAGGAATAGAGAGACTTTATTTGGATAAGGTCTCTCTTTTTTTGTAAATAAGTAACTGAGGAACTGAGTAACTGAGAAGATTAGGGGCGTGGAGAAAAGAGGTGAGCGTAATAAGGAGACTTTTCAAATAGAAACATAGGTATAAACTAAGTAGTCCTATCAATCACTGCAATAATTTTGACATGTAGGCGCTCAGCATGGCGTCAAGTTCCTGCGTC
This genomic interval from Flavobacterium sp. HJ-32-4 contains the following:
- a CDS encoding S41 family peptidase, whose amino-acid sequence is MKSIAWLLLLLPLLVRAQDSQSTCRTLAALNKLLQREHYRPKPVDDSLSAYVFDRFVDYLDENHLLFLQGEYDALATYRFSIDDAVKNGDCRFLDTFIQTYRTALERRRGILQKLKTEPLQYVRRDSMRFSKDAFPFEKDEAQLTRYWSKRLAFEVMDDIARSGTKLDSVRPLFAKLEPDARTKAFDTNLCKVNSLLDTPGDLERDLRTNFLNFFCTYFDPHSNYFSDDARTSFMSQLSTGNLSLGLYVSLNEREEITVDEIVPGGPAARSQQFEKGDIVVKVGNGSGIQYTVSCASLETIGDFLFSDAHIDIVLTIRKKNGTQIEVPLRKKFMRAEDTTAYSFIAEKGTKVGYIVLPQFYTDFNNNGYVGCSDDVRREIQKLTEDGIDGLVLDLQDNGGGSMEEAEALAGLFIEGGPVALLSDRRNRQTVLKDPDKSLVYDGPLVVLINGNSASASEFFTAAMQDYNRAVVVGSPSLGKASMQTILPLDETKQDEFAKVTIQKFYRITGGSAQIAGIQPDVNVPVLFDSIVERERQYDTALQRDTLVSKARFRPFDRKPIERAVRNSQARVAADPVFGEIAALNSEINQLYSRKKPPLPMTFDDVFREIHSVDPTWKKVKDLIARPTGCRITNNRTDLLRMQQNDGQLELNAAKMKDAQTNPYLEEAIAIIADLKQAAQKP
- the gcvT gene encoding glycine cleavage system aminomethyltransferase GcvT; the encoded protein is MKNTPLSHIHEALGAKMLPFAGYNMPITYEGVNAEHDTVRNGVGVFDVSHMGEFRISGPGALDLIQKVTTNDASTLVPGKAQYSCMPNADGGIVDDLIVYKFADDDYMLVVNASNIDKDWAWISSHNSFGAKMENQSDDYALLAIQGPKAVEAMQPLSSLDLAAIAYYHFAVGDFAGFDDVIISATGYTGSGGFEIYCKAAHAEAIWKAVFEAGAAFGIQPIGLAARDTLRLEMGFCLYGNDINDTTSPIEAGLGWITKFTKDFVNADALKQQKEQGVSRKLVGFELTERGVPRHDYEIVDKDGHVIGVVTSGTMAPSLNKGIGLGYVPTAFSAPGSEIFIRIRKNDIPAQVVKLPFYKK
- a CDS encoding NAD(P)H-hydrate dehydratase, translated to MQIITPAFARSLYRPIPADTHKGRQGHALLVAGSYGKMGAAVLAARSCLASGAGLVTVFAPECGYIILQTAVPEAMVLTDEAFRHLTHIEMGFAPQAIGIGPGIGTHHDTGKALFNFLESASVPLVADADALNLLSTHTDAFALLPKRSVLTPHPKEFQRMVGQWRDEDERIKKAVMLSGALDAVIVLKGAPTLIVDSKQVFQNTSGNAALATGGTGDCLTGIITALLAQGYPSLDAALLGVFLHGRAADIALPETGYEGFTATQLPLFLGKAFRELYPTSTDSRHSHP